Within Ictalurus furcatus strain D&B chromosome 3, Billie_1.0, whole genome shotgun sequence, the genomic segment TGACCAGCTTGGCCTGTGTTTGGCTGCTGGTAGTTGGTCAGACCAAGCAGGATTTTTCAGCAGGAGATATCCTTCAGTCCTGGTAACGTGTTCTTTTGTGGTCAGGTAAAACATGGTGAGTGAAAACATGTGCACATAGGCTAGCagtttttgtgtttactttatttttaaccaTTATGTATTATAACATAAGAATCTGTTTGCTCTAGATTATTAATGTATGAAAGTACTTTCAGTGTTTTCGTTTTGaccttttttgtgcttttcatgCAAAATTGCTGACATTATTGAAAATGACCACCAGATGCCAGTAACCTAATTAACGCCATGTCGAATTAGTTGTAAGGGTTCTTAGGGGCTAGCGAAGGGGAATCCTTAAATTGTTCTGTGTGCAACCCCTTAATTATCCAACGAGTCCTTATAAACCTctgaaacattattttattgtatgagTATACTCCACTAGGAAAATCTATTAGGTGGCATGCAGCTATACTCTACCTTTGCTTACAGACATCCCAAACATCTTAGAGTGTCCTGTGAACCTTTACATgtttggttggtgtgtgtgtgtgtgtctgtgtgtgtgtgtgtgtgtgtgtgtgagagagagagagagagagagagagagagagagagagatactttgCTTCTGAGACAGTATACTTGCTCTATTGAAATTTAAGTGTGCCTTACTCATAGTCTTTGTATTCATCCATATTCAGCATAGTCTAGTAGCTCCTGGTagttgttgatttaaaaaaaaaattttttttgggggggggggggggtcctcaTTGTTTAATACCACACATTGTTCAAATGTTGTAAAAGTCCACATGTTCAACCACAGTTACATTATAGTCAATAGgctccaaaacaaacacaagctgATAGGGTGCACTTCACCCAAAACCTAACAGGTAGACTACTAACTAGCAACCATGGTTGTGGATgatttcatattcatattaagGCTGACATGCCCACAGTCGAGCTCCACATATGGGAACTACTGTGCTGAGATAttagcaataaataaacaaccgaacaaacaaatcaataaaatggCACGTAGGTTTAAAATACATTTGGAAAATCCAGTTTGACATGCAGATTTGACATGTATCTCAGTTTAGCTGTAGATGTTAAAATTCACATATTTGGGTATATtcgtttacattttatttgccaaaccataaacatttcatagtgcatcaaatacaaatcaaataaaaacaaggtgTGTGAATTACATGGAATCTGGGGTGGGTCTAATTaagattttattgtttaaagtgagagagtgtgtgtgtgtgtgtgtgtgtgtgtgtgtgtgtgtgtgcgcgcgcgcgcgttcCAAATTACCTGCGACATAACCCGAATATACCTGGATGCTGCCTCCGTGTTGATGACATCATTTACGTCGGAGATATTTTTGCAGGGAATTGTCGCCAGTATTCTCTCCAGATCTTTATCAGGCATAAACACGCTGCTTTTGTTTAAGAACTGGCTCAGATCGACCTTGGCGCTGTAGGCGCATATGAAGCTCTTGCCGTCCATGAGCGTGACGGCGATCCACACGGAGGGAGCGATGAGCGCGCGCTGGGTCATGGAGCACAGCATGTAGCGCAGCACAGAGGGCTCCTTCTGCCGCTGACCTATGGGCCTCTTCCATTCCTCAGTCAGCACCGAGATGTTATTATTCAGCACGTAGCCGAGCATGAAGAACCATAGTGGAGGAACGATCATAATCCCGACAGCGTACGCGTAATTATACTCCGGCAGACACGGACAGGTGAACTCAAACGTGGAGTAAAGCTGTGCGCTCGCCAGGGCCATGATACCACATATCCCGTTCATAAAAGACTCCTGGTTAGCTTGTAAGAACTGGAACATCATCCGAAACTTATCCATGTTGAGAGGA encodes:
- the calhm1a gene encoding calcium homeostasis modulator protein 1; its protein translation is MDKFRMMFQFLQANQESFMNGICGIMALASAQLYSTFEFTCPCLPEYNYAYAVGIMIVPPLWFFMLGYVLNNNISVLTEEWKRPIGQRQKEPSVLRYMLCSMTQRALIAPSVWIAVTLMDGKSFICAYSAKVDLSQFLNKSSVFMPDKDLERILATIPCKNISDVNDVINTEAASRYIRVMSQACGWAFLMATTFVAFLIRAIRPCFTQAVFLKTKYWSHYIDTERRLFDDTCKEHAKSFAKICIQQYFESISGEMVFHKLPVKEKDGKEKGNDEEKPVSEEEKLLGIREMEDMNKVLWNWHTCKPALSLHKYVKDENTNEKSNTPVHTNGYHRPKSMNESAAYYSKV